A stretch of Desulfitobacterium dichloroeliminans LMG P-21439 DNA encodes these proteins:
- a CDS encoding ATP-binding cassette domain-containing protein: MISVPSTNPVSEGDVDMLPVLEARNLGINFGGLMAVNGFNMTINRTEIAGLIGPNGAGKTTVFNLLTKVYQPTHGNILLDGHDTQNMTTVQINKAGIARTFQNIRLFSNLTVEDNVKLGMHNHINYGMWNGILRLPAYWKGEKQAHEKAMELLSIFDMQSLAGKRAGSLPYGAQRRLEIVRALATKPMLLLLDEPAAGMNPSETAELMDNIVKIRDTFQIAIMLIEHDMNLVMGICEKISVLNFGKIIAKGTPSEIRNNPQVIEAYLGKKREG, translated from the coding sequence ATGATTTCCGTGCCCTCCACCAACCCTGTTTCTGAGGGTGACGTGGATATGCTGCCGGTGCTGGAAGCCCGCAACCTAGGGATAAACTTTGGTGGACTTATGGCTGTTAATGGCTTTAACATGACCATCAACCGAACGGAGATAGCCGGACTCATTGGCCCCAACGGTGCAGGAAAGACGACTGTGTTTAACCTGCTTACCAAAGTCTATCAGCCTACCCACGGTAATATCTTGCTGGATGGCCATGACACGCAGAATATGACCACAGTACAAATTAACAAAGCCGGTATCGCCCGGACCTTTCAAAACATACGCCTTTTTTCGAATTTAACGGTTGAGGACAATGTAAAACTTGGCATGCATAATCATATCAACTATGGTATGTGGAATGGCATTCTTCGCCTTCCCGCTTACTGGAAAGGCGAGAAGCAGGCACATGAGAAGGCCATGGAGCTTTTGTCTATCTTCGATATGCAGAGCTTGGCGGGGAAACGGGCTGGATCGCTACCTTATGGCGCTCAACGCAGACTTGAGATAGTCCGTGCCTTAGCTACGAAACCCATGCTGCTGCTACTGGATGAACCTGCCGCCGGGATGAACCCTTCCGAGACAGCCGAATTAATGGATAATATCGTAAAAATCCGTGATACCTTCCAGATCGCAATTATGCTTATAGAGCACGACATGAATCTGGTCATGGGCATCTGCGAGAAAATAAGTGTGCTTAATTTTGGTAAAATCATCGCCAAAGGAACCCCCAGCGAGATCCGAAACAACCCTCAGGTCATCGAAGCTTATTTAGGCAAGAAGAGGGAGGGCTGA
- a CDS encoding IS30 family transposase, whose protein sequence is MANQKHLTFDERVTISSLLDKTYSFKAIAKELDKDCTTISKEVRRHIIFKRIGCQGNAYNACRHRYTCDHRLLCTPCHYSHRPSFCRRCKLCNAMCPSFECQLCPRHAKPPYVCNGCDKLNKCTLEKRFYHAAPAHTEYQAVLSEARQGISLSEDEVKHLDSIISPLIKKGQSLNHICANNKDSLMVSKSTLYRLIDFNIFTARNIDMPRKVRYAKRKIKRQLKVDKACRIGRTYNDFQHFLNENPHLPLVEMDTVEGRKGGKVLLTLHFVKAEFMLAFLRQTNDSQSVITILEDLQLNLGQDIFMRVMPILLTDNGSEFSNPNALEFDQQQNRRTHLFYCDASSPGQKGSAERNHELIRYFIPKGTRMDEFTQVDISRMMDNINSYSRQSLGNKCPYDMLAFLYGEDLLKALGCHKIPPNEVIMNSSLFKETAVHCLGNPWGYTDESGRETSYLDAYRAIEEQRKEMTEKN, encoded by the coding sequence ATGGCTAACCAAAAACATTTAACCTTTGATGAACGGGTGACCATCTCTTCGCTTTTGGATAAAACCTACTCTTTTAAGGCAATCGCTAAAGAATTAGATAAGGATTGCACCACCATCTCCAAAGAGGTTCGCCGCCATATCATCTTCAAACGGATAGGCTGTCAAGGCAATGCTTACAATGCTTGCCGCCACCGCTATACTTGCGATCATAGGCTGCTCTGCACACCCTGTCATTATTCGCACCGGCCCAGCTTTTGCCGCCGCTGCAAATTATGCAATGCTATGTGCCCGTCTTTTGAGTGTCAACTCTGCCCACGACATGCCAAACCGCCTTATGTTTGCAACGGATGCGATAAGCTTAATAAGTGCACTTTGGAGAAACGCTTTTACCATGCTGCACCAGCCCATACCGAATATCAGGCAGTTCTTTCCGAAGCCAGACAGGGTATATCTCTCTCGGAAGATGAGGTAAAACACCTCGACTCCATCATTTCCCCTCTCATCAAAAAGGGGCAATCCCTGAATCATATCTGTGCCAACAATAAGGATTCCCTCATGGTTAGCAAAAGCACCCTCTATCGTCTAATTGACTTTAATATTTTCACCGCAAGAAACATCGATATGCCACGGAAAGTACGCTATGCTAAGCGCAAGATAAAAAGACAGCTCAAGGTCGACAAGGCTTGCCGAATCGGTAGAACCTACAATGACTTTCAGCATTTCCTCAACGAGAATCCCCACCTACCTCTTGTGGAAATGGACACCGTAGAAGGTCGTAAAGGGGGCAAGGTTCTTCTTACCCTTCATTTCGTGAAGGCAGAATTCATGCTTGCCTTTTTACGGCAAACCAACGATTCTCAATCCGTCATCACTATCCTGGAAGACCTTCAACTCAACCTTGGCCAAGACATCTTTATGAGGGTTATGCCGATTTTGCTGACGGACAATGGTTCTGAGTTCTCTAACCCAAATGCCTTGGAGTTTGACCAACAACAAAACCGCAGAACTCATCTGTTCTACTGCGATGCCTCTTCACCTGGGCAGAAAGGCTCTGCCGAGAGGAATCACGAGCTGATCCGCTATTTTATTCCTAAAGGCACCCGTATGGATGAGTTTACCCAGGTCGACATCAGCCGCATGATGGACAACATCAATTCCTACAGTCGACAAAGCTTGGGGAATAAATGCCCTTATGACATGTTGGCTTTCCTCTATGGGGAAGATCTTCTTAAGGCATTGGGGTGTCACAAAATTCCGCCCAATGAGGTCATCATGAATTCCTCTCTTTTTAAGGAGACTGCCGTCCATTGTCTAGGCAATCCATGGGGTTATACCGATGAGTCAGGACGGGAGACCAGTTATCTTGATGCCTATCGGGCTATTGAAGAACAACGCAAAGAAATGACAGAAAAAAATTAA
- the dnaB gene encoding replicative DNA helicase, with product MELTKVPPHNLEAEQSVLGALMLEPEVGSSVFEVLQPEDFYRDNHRQIFLTIRNLFEQGDPVDLVSVAEGLRQSGRLEQIGGIATISQIARSVPSAVNCEYYARIVAEKSLLRQLIRATGQISERGYEPGEEATALLEEAEKMVMDLSQRQVKDGFESIRNILLHTFEKIETLYANKGNLTGVPTYFSELDRMTSGWQPSDLIIIAARPSMGKTAFVLNMAQNAAIRANVSVALFSLEMSKEQLVQRMLCSEAMVDQQRVRTGDLLDTDWPKLTRAVGPLSDASIYIDDTVGITLAELRSKARRLKMENGLGLIVIDYLQLMSLGRRAESRQQEVAQISRGLKGIARELKVPVIALSQLNRGVEQRQDKHPIMSDLLESGSIEADADVISFIYRDEYYNPESDKKGIAEIIIAKHRNGPVGSVELGYLKEFTKFVNLDRQHISA from the coding sequence ATGGAACTGACCAAAGTTCCACCCCATAATTTAGAGGCGGAACAATCGGTTTTAGGTGCTTTAATGCTAGAACCGGAAGTGGGAAGTTCCGTATTTGAAGTATTACAGCCTGAGGACTTTTATCGGGATAACCATCGACAGATTTTCCTAACCATACGGAATCTTTTTGAACAGGGAGACCCTGTGGATTTGGTGTCAGTCGCCGAGGGCCTCCGTCAAAGCGGACGGCTAGAGCAAATCGGCGGTATCGCTACCATATCGCAGATCGCTCGCTCGGTTCCATCGGCAGTGAATTGTGAGTATTATGCACGCATCGTGGCCGAGAAGTCATTATTGCGCCAGCTCATTCGAGCTACCGGCCAAATTTCTGAAAGAGGCTACGAACCGGGAGAAGAAGCCACCGCTTTGTTGGAAGAAGCGGAAAAGATGGTCATGGATCTTTCTCAGAGGCAAGTGAAAGATGGCTTTGAGTCCATACGCAATATTTTATTGCATACTTTTGAAAAAATCGAAACACTTTATGCTAATAAGGGGAACCTAACTGGGGTTCCTACCTATTTTTCGGAATTGGATAGGATGACCTCCGGTTGGCAGCCTTCTGATCTGATTATCATTGCAGCTCGTCCCTCTATGGGAAAAACGGCATTTGTTTTGAATATGGCTCAAAACGCTGCGATAAGAGCGAATGTCTCGGTGGCTTTGTTCAGCTTGGAAATGTCAAAGGAACAATTAGTCCAGCGGATGCTCTGTTCAGAAGCCATGGTGGACCAACAGCGGGTCCGTACGGGAGATCTATTAGATACGGACTGGCCTAAGCTCACCCGAGCGGTCGGCCCCCTCTCCGATGCTTCTATTTATATCGATGATACAGTAGGAATTACTTTAGCGGAGCTACGCTCAAAGGCAAGACGCCTTAAGATGGAAAATGGTTTAGGGTTAATTGTCATCGATTATCTACAATTGATGTCTTTGGGAAGACGGGCAGAAAGCCGTCAGCAAGAGGTTGCCCAGATCTCGCGGGGTTTAAAGGGGATTGCCCGGGAGTTGAAGGTTCCTGTCATAGCTCTTTCCCAGCTTAATCGAGGTGTTGAACAGCGTCAGGATAAGCACCCGATTATGTCTGACTTGTTAGAGTCTGGTTCGATCGAGGCCGATGCCGATGTCATTTCGTTTATTTACCGAGATGAGTACTATAATCCCGAATCAGATAAAAAGGGAATTGCGGAAATAATTATCGCCAAGCACCGGAATGGCCCGGTGGGCTCAGTAGAATTAGGGTATCTTAAGGAATTTACGAAATTTGTGAATCTAGATCGTCAACATATCTCTGCCTAA
- a CDS encoding branched-chain amino acid ABC transporter permease, translated as MIMKKTTRNNLYTYALVIVSFIIVQLLISGGNITSSLKGQLVPICAYVILAISLNLTVGILGELSLGHAGFMSIGAFAGVVAAISLEQIIPITLLRLIVALIIGAFFAGVAGFLIGIPVLRLKGDYLAIVTLAFGEIIKNIINILYVGKDKEGLHFSFLTDSNALNLGEGGRVIIDGPLGITGIPKLATFTMGVVLILITLFIVLNLIDSRSGRAIMALRDNRIAAESVGIHITKYKLMAFVTSAALAGAAGTLFAMNYSTIIASKFGFNTSILILVFVVLGGLGNIRGSIIAATLLTILPEMLRQFNSYRMLLYAIVLILIMLATNSDEFKNHLRGLKERLLPRKGKRGAEDGQS; from the coding sequence ATGATAATGAAAAAAACTACACGTAACAACCTCTATACGTACGCTTTAGTTATCGTGTCTTTTATTATCGTCCAATTGCTTATAAGCGGCGGCAATATCACCTCATCCCTTAAAGGGCAGCTAGTTCCAATCTGCGCCTATGTAATCTTGGCGATTTCACTCAACCTGACCGTAGGCATACTGGGTGAGTTGTCTTTAGGCCACGCGGGTTTCATGAGCATCGGTGCCTTTGCGGGTGTCGTGGCTGCTATAAGCTTGGAGCAGATTATACCCATCACGCTCCTGCGCTTGATTGTAGCTCTAATTATAGGTGCTTTTTTCGCCGGAGTAGCTGGTTTTCTTATTGGGATACCTGTACTACGTCTTAAAGGCGACTATTTGGCCATCGTCACTCTGGCTTTCGGGGAAATTATAAAGAATATTATCAACATCCTTTATGTAGGGAAAGATAAAGAAGGGCTTCACTTTAGCTTTCTTACCGACTCCAATGCTCTGAACCTTGGTGAAGGCGGCAGAGTCATTATCGACGGCCCCCTAGGAATCACGGGTATACCCAAGCTTGCCACTTTCACCATGGGCGTTGTCCTCATCCTGATTACTTTGTTTATCGTTCTTAATCTGATTGACAGCCGTTCGGGACGGGCAATTATGGCCTTACGAGACAACCGCATTGCAGCGGAGAGTGTGGGTATTCACATCACTAAGTATAAGCTTATGGCTTTTGTCACCTCCGCCGCCCTGGCCGGTGCCGCAGGTACGTTGTTCGCCATGAATTATTCCACCATCATTGCCTCTAAGTTCGGCTTCAATACCTCGATCCTGATTCTTGTTTTCGTGGTCTTGGGAGGTTTGGGTAATATTCGGGGCTCGATTATCGCCGCCACCCTACTTACCATACTTCCTGAGATGTTGCGTCAGTTCAACAGCTACCGCATGCTTTTATATGCAATCGTTCTTATCCTTATCATGCTGGCCACCAACAGCGATGAATTTAAGAACCATCTGCGTGGTTTAAAGGAAAGGTTGCTTCCCAGAAAAGGAAAGAGAGGTGCGGAAGATGGACAAAGCTAA
- a CDS encoding ABC transporter ATP-binding protein has protein sequence MLKVNDINVFYGAIHAIKGISLEVNEGEIVTLIGANGAGKSTVLKTISGLLRTKTGGISFLGEDITSTAPHKIVERGLAHVPEGRRIFLQMTVQENLDMGAYTCPSGGIEAEMDKVYALFPRLLERRKQIAGTLSGGEQQMLAIGRALMSKPKLLMLDEPSMGLAPILVEQIFTIIQEMNKAGTTVLLVEQNAQMALSIADRAYVLETGSISISGTGQELSESDEIRKAYLGG, from the coding sequence ATGTTGAAAGTCAATGACATAAACGTCTTTTATGGTGCTATACACGCCATAAAGGGTATCTCCCTGGAGGTCAACGAAGGTGAGATAGTGACTCTAATCGGGGCCAACGGAGCCGGAAAGAGTACTGTCCTGAAAACTATTTCCGGCTTGCTGCGCACCAAGACTGGCGGAATAAGCTTCTTAGGAGAGGACATTACTTCCACGGCACCCCACAAGATCGTGGAACGCGGTTTAGCTCATGTCCCTGAGGGACGGCGCATTTTTCTGCAGATGACCGTCCAGGAAAATCTGGATATGGGTGCTTACACTTGTCCTTCCGGCGGTATTGAGGCCGAAATGGATAAGGTCTACGCTCTTTTCCCACGGCTTTTGGAACGCCGCAAACAGATTGCGGGCACACTCTCCGGAGGCGAGCAGCAGATGCTGGCCATAGGCCGGGCGCTTATGAGCAAGCCCAAACTTCTGATGTTAGATGAGCCCTCCATGGGCCTTGCTCCTATACTGGTCGAGCAAATCTTCACTATTATCCAGGAGATGAACAAGGCTGGAACCACTGTACTTCTTGTCGAGCAGAATGCCCAGATGGCCCTATCCATCGCTGATAGAGCCTATGTGCTGGAGACTGGCTCCATCTCAATTTCCGGCACCGGACAGGAACTGTCAGAGAGCGATGAGATCCGCAAGGCCTATCTGGGAGGCTGA
- a CDS encoding adenylosuccinate synthase yields MASVVLIGTQWGDEGKGKVTDFLAEKADLVVRYQGGNNAGHTVVVKGEEFKLHLIPSGILYEDKTCVIGNGVVVDPKVLLDELDYLAERQVKTGRLLISSNAHIIMPYHRLLDALEEDSRGEHKIGTTKRGIGPAYMDKTSRIGIRILDLMDAEEFAQKLRRNLIEKNNILTKIYGVEPLDYEAIYTEYSGYAQRIRGLVADSSLVIDESLKAGEKVLFEGAQGTLLDLDHGTYPYVTSSHPIAGGACIGAGVGPTRINRVVGVIKAYTTRVGEGPFPTELLDETGERMRQNGHEFGTTTGRARRCGWFDAVIARYSVRVSGISDFALMKLDVLSGFERIKICVGYRVNNEVIYEFPQSQKIFKACEPVYEEVEGWREDITGVTRFADLPRAAQDYVKRIELLTETQVTLIAVGPGREQTIVRGEIF; encoded by the coding sequence ATGGCATCTGTTGTGTTGATTGGTACCCAATGGGGCGATGAAGGAAAAGGTAAGGTGACGGATTTTCTCGCCGAAAAGGCGGATTTAGTCGTTCGCTATCAAGGAGGAAACAATGCTGGTCACACTGTGGTGGTTAAGGGTGAGGAGTTTAAACTTCACTTGATTCCTTCAGGTATTCTCTATGAAGATAAGACCTGCGTAATCGGTAATGGAGTAGTGGTTGACCCCAAGGTATTGTTGGATGAGTTGGATTATCTTGCCGAGCGGCAGGTGAAGACAGGAAGACTCCTGATCAGTTCTAACGCTCATATCATCATGCCCTATCACCGTTTGCTGGATGCCTTGGAAGAGGATTCTCGAGGGGAGCATAAAATTGGCACTACCAAGCGAGGAATCGGCCCTGCCTATATGGATAAAACCAGTCGTATTGGAATTCGCATTTTGGATTTGATGGATGCAGAGGAATTTGCTCAAAAGCTTCGCCGTAACCTAATTGAAAAGAATAATATCTTAACCAAGATATATGGTGTTGAGCCACTAGATTATGAAGCTATTTACACTGAATACTCTGGCTATGCTCAGAGGATTCGGGGTTTAGTCGCAGATAGCTCCTTAGTTATTGATGAATCCTTAAAGGCCGGGGAAAAGGTTTTATTTGAAGGAGCTCAAGGGACCCTACTGGACTTGGATCACGGTACCTATCCTTATGTAACTTCATCCCATCCTATTGCTGGGGGCGCCTGTATCGGTGCTGGAGTGGGACCGACACGCATTAATCGTGTAGTGGGAGTCATTAAAGCCTATACTACAAGAGTCGGTGAAGGACCATTCCCTACCGAGCTTTTGGACGAAACCGGGGAACGCATGCGTCAAAATGGCCATGAATTCGGTACCACTACAGGCCGAGCTCGTCGTTGTGGTTGGTTTGATGCGGTAATCGCTCGCTATTCTGTTCGGGTGAGCGGAATCTCCGATTTTGCTTTGATGAAGCTGGATGTTTTATCTGGTTTTGAGAGGATAAAGATATGTGTTGGCTATCGAGTCAATAACGAAGTGATTTATGAATTCCCACAAAGTCAGAAAATATTCAAAGCCTGTGAACCCGTTTATGAGGAAGTTGAAGGTTGGCGGGAGGATATTACAGGCGTGACTCGCTTTGCTGATCTGCCTAGGGCGGCCCAAGACTACGTGAAACGCATTGAGCTTCTCACGGAAACCCAGGTTACCCTGATTGCTGTGGGGCCTGGTCGGGAGCAGACGATCGTTCGCGGAGAGATTTTCTAA
- the scfA gene encoding six-cysteine ranthipeptide SCIFF, with protein sequence MAKHIQTVVKANLSETLKTGGCGECQTSCQSACKTSCTVGNQVCVK encoded by the coding sequence ATGGCAAAACATATTCAAACAGTTGTGAAAGCGAATCTAAGCGAAACCTTAAAGACAGGTGGTTGCGGAGAATGCCAAACTTCCTGTCAATCTGCCTGCAAAACATCCTGTACGGTAGGCAACCAAGTTTGCGTAAAGTAA
- a CDS encoding branched-chain amino acid ABC transporter permease produces MTFLSFLISGLSLGSVYAIIALGYTMVYGIAKMLNFAHGDVIMVGAYISFFASTRWNLPPVVGVLLAVVVCTILGVVIERLAYKPLRAATSLAVLITAIGVSYFLQNAALLLWSSNPKVFTSVVGNASLKLFDGRLTISVIAIVTVVACLIIMAALTWFTGKTKMGKAMRACSEDKGAAQLMGINVNFTISVTFAIGSALAAIAGVLLCSAYPTLMPTTGSMPGIKAFTAAVLGGIGSIPGAMIGGILLGIIEIFGKGYISTQLSDAIVFSVLILTLLVKPTGLLGKQINEKV; encoded by the coding sequence ATGACCTTTCTCTCCTTTCTGATCAGCGGACTCAGTCTTGGTAGCGTCTATGCCATCATTGCTCTGGGCTATACAATGGTCTACGGCATTGCAAAAATGCTGAACTTTGCCCATGGCGATGTTATCATGGTCGGTGCCTATATTTCATTCTTCGCTAGCACTCGGTGGAACCTGCCCCCGGTCGTCGGCGTACTCTTGGCCGTGGTGGTATGTACTATCCTAGGGGTGGTCATAGAGCGCCTGGCCTACAAGCCGCTGAGAGCAGCCACCTCCTTGGCTGTGCTTATCACTGCTATTGGTGTCAGCTATTTTCTGCAGAATGCGGCTCTGCTACTTTGGTCGTCTAACCCTAAGGTGTTCACTTCCGTAGTAGGAAATGCCTCCCTGAAGCTTTTCGATGGTCGGCTAACTATCTCCGTCATCGCTATCGTCACTGTAGTCGCCTGCCTGATTATTATGGCCGCCCTGACGTGGTTTACTGGAAAGACCAAAATGGGTAAGGCTATGCGGGCCTGCTCTGAGGACAAGGGAGCGGCTCAACTGATGGGCATCAACGTTAACTTCACCATCTCCGTCACCTTTGCCATCGGCTCTGCTCTAGCGGCGATTGCCGGTGTTCTTCTTTGCTCCGCTTATCCTACCTTGATGCCCACCACGGGCTCCATGCCTGGGATCAAGGCTTTTACTGCCGCCGTGCTTGGCGGAATCGGCTCCATACCTGGCGCTATGATCGGTGGTATACTGCTCGGCATCATAGAGATATTCGGTAAGGGTTATATCTCGACGCAGCTGTCCGATGCCATCGTGTTCTCCGTCCTTATTCTTACTTTGTTGGTCAAGCCCACCGGTCTTCTGGGCAAACAGATCAACGAGAAGGTATGA
- a CDS encoding ABC transporter substrate-binding protein has translation MKRMFSIAVSLVLTIGLLTGCGGTDKAPAGQPDAGGKEPAASAFKIGGTGPLTGGAAIYGNAAKQGAEIAVEEINALGGIQFELKYEDDEHDAEKAVNAYNKLKDWGIQMSLGSVTSTPGVATSAETFSDRIFALTPSASAPAVIEGKDNVYQMCFSDPNQGSASAQYIVDKKLGTKIAIIYKNDDVYSKGIYNTFVSKAKELNLAVVSTTTFTEDSQTDFSVQLADAKKNGADLIFLPMYYTPASLVLQQAKSMDYSPKYFGVDGMDGILTLENFDASLAEGVMLLTPFSADATDERTVNFVKKYQELYKETPNQFAADGYDVVYAYKKAIETAGITPDMSAADICEKLVQVFPTISVDGLTGEKMTWAATGEVSKTPKGMVIEKGTYVGMD, from the coding sequence ATGAAAAGAATGTTTAGTATCGCAGTCTCTCTCGTCTTGACCATTGGTCTTCTGACCGGTTGCGGAGGCACGGATAAAGCTCCTGCCGGGCAACCCGACGCAGGCGGCAAAGAACCGGCCGCATCCGCCTTTAAGATTGGCGGCACCGGTCCTCTGACCGGCGGTGCAGCCATATACGGCAACGCTGCCAAGCAGGGTGCCGAGATTGCTGTGGAAGAGATTAATGCCCTGGGCGGCATTCAGTTCGAACTCAAATATGAAGACGATGAGCATGACGCCGAGAAGGCCGTTAATGCTTACAATAAGCTCAAGGACTGGGGCATACAGATGTCCCTCGGCTCCGTGACCAGCACCCCCGGTGTGGCCACCAGTGCTGAAACCTTTAGCGACCGGATCTTTGCCCTGACTCCCTCCGCCTCCGCCCCCGCTGTCATTGAGGGTAAGGATAATGTGTATCAGATGTGCTTCTCCGACCCCAACCAGGGTTCAGCTTCCGCTCAGTATATCGTTGACAAAAAGCTTGGCACAAAAATTGCGATTATATACAAGAATGACGATGTATATTCCAAGGGAATCTATAATACTTTCGTCAGCAAAGCCAAAGAACTGAACCTAGCGGTCGTCTCCACAACCACCTTCACCGAGGACAGCCAGACCGACTTTTCCGTTCAATTGGCTGACGCCAAGAAAAATGGTGCCGACTTAATCTTCCTGCCTATGTATTATACCCCGGCCTCTCTGGTACTCCAGCAGGCTAAGTCTATGGACTACTCCCCCAAATACTTCGGTGTAGACGGTATGGACGGTATCCTGACTCTGGAGAACTTTGACGCATCTTTGGCCGAGGGCGTTATGCTGTTGACCCCCTTCAGTGCTGACGCTACCGATGAGCGCACTGTCAACTTCGTTAAAAAATACCAAGAACTCTATAAAGAGACTCCCAACCAATTCGCAGCCGACGGTTATGACGTCGTGTATGCCTACAAGAAAGCCATTGAGACTGCCGGCATCACCCCTGACATGAGCGCCGCAGATATCTGTGAGAAACTGGTCCAAGTATTCCCTACTATTTCTGTTGACGGACTTACCGGTGAGAAAATGACATGGGCTGCTACCGGTGAAGTTTCCAAGACCCCTAAGGGCATGGTCATTGAAAAGGGTACTTACGTCGGTATGGATTAA